The following coding sequences are from one Eucalyptus grandis isolate ANBG69807.140 chromosome 11, ASM1654582v1, whole genome shotgun sequence window:
- the LOC104426121 gene encoding membrane-anchored ubiquitin-fold protein 3, which yields MREEEFVDVKFRLFDGSDMGPFQFSSASTIDMLKQRVVSDWPKGKTVIPKAASEIKLISAGKVLENTKTIGQCKMPFSDVGGGGIIMHVVVQSSLGKKRAEKKLDDSPRKVVCACSVL from the exons ATGCGGGAAGAGGAATTTGTGGATGTAAAGTTCAGATTGTTCGATGGATCGGACATGGGTCCCTTCCAGTTCTCATCGGCATCCACCATCGATATGTTGAAGCAGAGAGTTGTCTCCGATTGGCCCAAAG GCAAGACGGTCATACCAAAGGCAGCAAGTGAAATAAAACTGATAAGTGCCGGTAAAGTTTTGGAGAACACTAAGACAATTGGTCAGTGCAAAATGCCTTTCAGTGATGTTGGCGGCGGAGGAATTATAATGCACGTTGTTGTACAGTCATccttaggaaaaaaaagagcag AGAAGAAACTGGATGATTCCCCGAGGAAAGTTGTCTGCGCTTGCTCCGTATTGTGA
- the LOC104426132 gene encoding TPD1 protein homolog 1: MWLRYSFLDLDSGWTMESFWRRRPVAIAFTVLLATMVLLAVAVIGGGVIDGHWPFQSSLMASKGDRLRKSALHRKLLRLASAMEEPNRMWGERCSKADVVISQGPTSPLPSGIPTYTVEIMNACVTGCDISRIHLSCGWFSSARLINPRVFKRLRYDDCLVNDGEPLANGDTLSFQYANTYSYPLSVSSVSCS; the protein is encoded by the exons ATGTGGCTGCGATATTCGTTTCTTGACCTTGATTCTGGCTGGACAATGGAGAGTTTCTGGAGGCGGCGTCCCGTCGCCATCGCTTTCACCGTGTTGCTGGCGACGATGGTACTGCTCGCGGTTGCGGTTATTGGAG GAGGTGTGATCGACGGGCACTGGCCATTTCAGTCGAGTCTAATGGCTTCTAAGGGAGACAGGCTGAGGAAATCTGCACTGCACCGGAAGCTACTTCGTCTCG CATCGGCCATGGAGGAACCGAACCGGATGTGGGGGGAGAGATGTAGCAAGGCGGACGTAGTGATCAGCCAAGGGCCGACGTCCCCGCTCCCCAGCGGCATCCCCACCTACACCGTAGAGATCATGAACGCGTGCGTGACCGGGTGCGACATCTCCCGCATCCACCTCAGCTGCGGCTGGTTCAGCTCCGCCCGCCTCATCAACCCGCGGGTCTTCAAGCGCCTCCGCTACGACGACTGCCTCGTCAACGACGGCGAGCCCCTGGCCAACGGCGACACCCTCTCCTTCCAATACGCCAACACCTACTCTTACCCTCTCTCCGTCTCTTCCGTCTCGTGCTCTTGA